GTTGCTCATACTCGTTTTACTTCTGTGGAATGTCGGCGAGATGGTTTATATTTATAGGGTATTCCGGAAGAAGCAAACCCTTTTTGACGATCGGTATACGAAGACGATGTGCATGGCGCTGTCCTCGATTTCTTCATTCGTCATCGCCCTTTATTTGCAATTGCTTCTCCCTCCTCACCCGGTTACGTATTTTCTTCCTTCCTGCGCAGGACTTTGGATTGGTTGGAAGTTCGGTTCATTCATGAAAGCTCCTTCCTCTTTGAACGGAATGTATAACGGCGCTCTCGGCGGCATAATGGGCATGATGTTTGGCGCTGTCCTTCAAAACCCGGCGATTTGCAATATCCCGATTGAAACGGAAGCATCATTCACCTCTAATCTAGTGAGCCTCGTCCTTTTTTGCGCCGCGCTCCATACGCTTGTCCATCATTTCATACGCAAATCGCTGACAAAATAGGAAGGGATGAAGTTGCTGAAACTCGTATGGGGTATCGTTGTTCTCACTCTTGGGTTGGCTGCATTCTACTTTTTTTGGCCTCGCGCGCTTGACCTCCCGCAAATCGGAACTGTGGAAGAATGGCCATTTACCGAGGTGAATGGAAAAGAGGTTTCACAGCAAGATAAGCCGAAGCTCGTGACCTTTTTCTTTACCAATTGTCCGGATGTCTGCCCGATGACTTTCATTGAATTACAAGAACTCCAGGGGGAGATGCAGAAAAAAGGAATTGCGGACGATGAGTACATCATCCTGGCCGTTACGCTGGACCCGGAATTTGATACGGAGGAACGAATACGTCAGTATGCAGAAAATATGGGGATAACGGACCCCAATTGGTTGTTTCTAAGAGGTACGGAAGAAGAGACGAAGCAATTTACGCGAAGCTTTCATTTCACATATACGAAAAATGCCGAAGGGTTTGTCACCCACTCCACTTCGATGTATATCGTCGATCCAGAGGACCGTATCCGATCGCTTCATAACATGGCCGTTGGAACGAAACGGGTGAATGTCGAGGGAATTGCCGACCAATTGGAGCAGTTCATCAAATAAGGGAAGGGGGTTCCAAGCATGTCCAATGAGTTCAGTGAGTTGGCGACGGGCGAGCATCAGGAGTCCAACAAGCCGAGTTTTCCACCGTATTCATCACCGACGAGCGCTGTTTCAGCGGAGGAAACACGGATTCTCACAGAATATATCCAACAGAAAAATCTATTCCATGTCATTCGCCGAGACGAATCCCGACGGAAAACCCTTCTGTTAAAACAGTTTTTTAAAATGAAACGGCATCAGCAAGTTAGCATTATTTCAGCAGTCAATCAGAATGAAACGATCACTACCGTGGGGAAGGTTGCCACAATCGGCAGAGATTTTGTTATGGTAACCGATTTGAAAAAGAGGACTTGGATTCCGTACGAAGCCATCGACTCCGCTACCATCCCCTTTGGATTTCCTACCTATTCAACCCCGCATCAACACCATATCTATGACAATCAACTTCAGCAAAAGCTTGTATTGCGCTTCGGGGAGACCGTAGCTGCAAAAGATGCATTGGTTCGTCAATTTTTTGAGGAAACGCTCCATACGAATCTTTCGACTTGGAATGGTGTCTGGGTAGAGGTCGACACAGTGGAATGTTCATTTTTCGGGAAACTGAAAGGCGCTTCCAAAACGGAATGCGTTTTACAACGAATGAGCAGTGAACACCGGATCCCGTTAAGCGAAATACGATCCATAACAACGATCGGGCCAGTTTCTCTATGGAAACGGTTCGGGAAACAAGTCGTCACGGCCTGTAGCGAAAGAATAAAGGGATGGAGGGCGTAGGGAATGGAACAAATAGAAGAAAATTTGCAAGGGAAGTTAGAGCTGTTGAAAGGGGAAGAGCTGCTCGTCATTACGAAAGCGACACAATTGAATTTATTAGGTCAAGTGTTCCGGCCCATTTTTTCTGGGACGGTGTCAGATGTCCAACTGGGCCATATAACGTTAACACCCGTCATTATAAAAATGGTGAATGCGCCGTTTTATCGGTTTCCTTTTCCGTTAAGCATTCCCCTTGAGCAGATCGTCTCGTATTCAACCGATGTGCCGAGTGATATGGCATTTCCACTAACATAAGCGAGGAGGGATGATAATTGGTTCAATCATTCAATGACAAAAAAGAGGAAGGGATCATCCATTATTTCCGGAAGAATATCGGGCGCCGAGCATTTATGTTAACCGAGGCGTTTCCTTTTATGTTCATTGGGAAAATCAAGTCGCTTGTTGAAGACATGGTCGTTTTGGATGTGGAGACGACATCCGTCCCCGCATTGGAGGGAAAGGAGTGGACGGTGCATATCCATTCCATTGAAGTCTTCTATATTGAAACAGGGATTGGTGCCAAGATTCCTCATCTGAAAGACAGCTAGAAAAGAGGGGGTTGTCAATGCTTAGAACGTATCACGTTGTGGCTATTCCGATTCGGATTGTCTTGAACACGTTTGGCGACCATAATCCGAACGGAATGATGTATGTGTTGAAAGAGAACGAAGAAAAAGTGAAGCAGTCGGTGAAGGAAAATCCGTTCATGCCGGTACATCTCGTACAGCCTCTCATTATTCGGGCGAATGAAGGGGATACGGTGGAAATCCTGCTTGAGAATAAATTGCCGTTCCACGCAGGGCTTCATTTCCAGCAAGCGGAGTATGATGTCCGGACTGCGGATGGCGCGAACGTCGGGTTGAATGAAGATAGTACGGTGCCGCCTGACGAATCAAATGTGTACCGGATCCACGTTGTGAAAGAAGGAATCTATTTCTTTTCGGATTTGGGGCACCCTTCCAGCAGCGAGAACGGCTCGAATGGAAATGGATTATTCGGAGCTCTCTTCGTTCAACGGCGTTTTTCGTGGTGGACGGATCCGGAGACCGGGAAGCCGATGAATAGTGGGGTGTATGCGGATATCCACCATCCTATTTTGCCATCATTCCGCGAGTATGCATGGGTGTTCCATGATGAAATGGAAGTGGATGATCTGACCGGGAATCGGCCGATCCATCATTTGACCAACCAAGAGGAAAGTTCGTTCCACGGCGCCAATTATCGGTTTGAACCGATTAACCGACGGCAACAGTTGATTGCCGAAGGGGTGGTCTGCCCCAATTGTGAAGGGGAGGAAGTCCACCATGATTCGTGGGTGTATGGAGATCCCTCGACACCAATTTTACGCGGCTATGTCGGAGATCCCGCGAAGGTCCGAGTCGTTCACGGGGGTGTAAAAGAGACGCATGTTTTCCATTACCATGTCCATCAATGGCTGAGTGATCCCGATGATCTGGAATCAGAGATTATTGACGCTCAATCGATCAGTCCGCAAACCCATTATACTGTGGAACCGCTTTACGGATTAGGCAGCTTGCAAGGTTCATTTGGCGATTCGATCATCCATTGCCACTTATACCCGCATTTTGCGGCGGGCATGTGGGGACTGAACCGGGTTTTTAATACGCTTCAAGATGGAAGCCAGTGCTATCCGAATGGCGTTCCGATCAAGCCGCTGCACCCGTTGCCAGACCGGAAAGCGCCGCCTAAGCCGACAGCCGAAAGACCGGGGTTTCCGAATTTCATTCCCGGCAAGGTGGGCTATAAAGCACCCCGTCCACCGCTTGGCATCGTAGGGGGGCGCGGGCTGACAGAGTTGGAGCGGCATGCCGCGATCGAGAATCCAAGACCTGGAGCCGTCTTTACGGATCCCTGCCCCGAAGACGCACCCATCCGGGAATTTAACATCTCGTTAATCGAGCTGCCCCTTACGTACAATAAGCAAGGATGGCATGATCCTAAAGGAAGAATATATGTGCTGGATGAAGACTTGGAAGATATTTGCGCAGGGAGGAAAGAGCCGGAGCCACTCGTCATTCATACGCCTGCCCATACGGCTTTTACAATCAATTATACGAACCGTTTGCCGCATATTTTGGACGGGGATGCTTTTCAACTAGTCACCCGGGTATATGAAACCGGGTTTCATATCCACTTTGTCAAATTCGATGTGCTAGTGAACGATGGGGCGAATGTGGGCTGGAACTATGATTCCTCCGTATTGCCGGGTGAGACAATCCAGTACTGCTATTATGCTGAGTCCGAATTGAAAGCGTGGTTTTTCCATGATCACCTCTATCCGAACGCCCATCAACAGCATGGTGTTTTCGGTTCTGGCGTCGTCCATCCCCGCTTTACGGAATTCCTCGACTTGCGAACAGGAGAGCCTGTCGTGCATGGAACACAAATTACTTCTATGAATCCATTGATACCGGATTACCGGGACTTTGCATTATTTGTACAGGATTTCACTTTATTGTTTGATAAAAATGGAAAACCGCTGCAACCGCCAAAGTTTCCAAGTTCCGATGACGATCCGGGTTTATTCGGCGTGAATTATAAGAACGAACCGTTGCAATTCAGGTTAGGGAAAGATTGCGATCCCGCTTATACGTTCAGCTCTTATACAAATGGAGATCCCGTTACCCCTATTTTAAGGGCATATGAAGGGGATTCGATCCGGATCCGGCTGCTGCAAGGCTCGCAGGAAGAGTCCCATAGCTTCAACGTGCACGGGCTTAGATGGCATAAAGAGCGAGGCAGTTTGAACTCGTCGTTGAAAGAACAGCAACATATCGGAATCTCGGAATCCTTTACGATGGAAACATATATCGAAAGAGCGGGCGACTACTTATGGGCGTTTGAAACGGAGGAGGATTTATGGAACGGGCTATGGGGATTGATCCGGGCGTATGATGAGAAAGTACCGGATTTAATCTCATTAACTGACCGACCCGAGCCGTTAAAGCGTTCCAAACCGTTGCCGGAATACACGGGTGACAAGCCGCCGCAAGCAGAAGATCCAACTGTCCTCCCTGTGGAGGGGCCGGTCCGCTATTTTGACGTTGTCGCTTTCCATACGAAGCTGATTTATAACGACTTTGGCGACCATGATCCGCATGGCATCATTTTCGCCTTGAAAGAAGATCAAGAGGCCATTGTAAATGGAACGAAAAAGCCGGAGCCACTCATTATCCGGGCCAATGTGGGGGATACCGTGGAAGTGACGTTGACGAGCGAGTTGGAATTGGCGAAGTTTCCGTTTCCGGATGGGATCTATCCTTATCCTATTGTAAAAGAGCAAGCGTATTATCCACCTTCTTTACGCATTTCCCTGCATCCTCAATTGATACAATACGATGTCAAAACGTCTGCCGGGGAAACTGTCGGATTCAATGGCGACCAAACGGTAGGACCCGGGGAGAAACGGACGTATCGTTGGGTGGTGGATACCCAAGTAGGCGCTGGTGGGCTATGGGATATGGCGGATATCCGGAACCATAAATCACAAGGAGCGTTCGGGGCCTTCATCGCAGAGCCGAGAGGAACGGAATATGTTGATCCGTATACGCTGCAACCCGTTGCATCGGGAGCGAATGTTGTGCTCCGGAACCCTTTCTTGGCCGATATTCGGGAGTTTGTGGTCATTATGCATGATGGGGTGCGGTTGTACGATAAGCAAGGGCAGGTCATCTTTGACCCGGTTGACGGAATTTTAGTCCCGCCGCCAGAGTTGGACGAAGATTTACTCGATACGTACGATCAAGGTTCCCGGGGAATTAATTATAGAAGCGAACGATTGATCAATCGTTATCGAAAACATCCGAAGCTGCATGAGTTGTTCAGTTCGAAAGTGTTCGGAGATCCGGCGACTCCCGTTTTTGAATGTTATGCAGGAGATCCCGTAACCATCCGGCTCGTGACGCCGGCTGAAAGAAGAAGAGCACATTCTTTCCATTTGCATGGACATCGTTGGCGATTTGATACGAAGGACATCGAATCGCGGACAGAAGCCTTTGTCGGATTTCATGTCGCGGGAGCGGCGAAGAACTTGGAATTGCTTGGAGGAGCAGGGGCCTATGGGAAATTTCCGGGGGACTATCTGTACCGATCCGGGAATATCCGTTGGGATATCGAACAAGGCATGTGGGGCATTTTGCGGGTCCACGATAAACCGAATGCTGAACTGCCGCCTTTGGAGCAATAGGGAGAGGAGGGGTGAAAAATGAAAAATGAAGAGAATCGGAAGGAATGTCCGGAAATCCTCCCGAACCCTCAACTCCCTTCTCCGACGGATAACCCGCCTCTTGAACTCCTTGAAAAGATATATGATGCCAATGAGTTATTGCTGGATTTGGCTCTATCGGATGAGCGATCGGCGAATGAAATATATCAAAAAGTGTTCGATGGATTAATTGGCTTGTCCGTTGAAGTTCCCATTCGAGCCGGAAAGCCTGTAGTGGGAAGGGTGACGCTCGCAGGTTTCGATTTTGTCGTACTCCAAGCAGAAAAAGTCACTTTCATTGTACCGTATGTACAAATCGAAAAAATCAAGCCCGCAGGCCGATTTGCCGAATCTTTTCCTGACCCGAGACTAAAGGACGCCTCCCCGGGCTGTCAGCAGGCACTGACCTTCCGTTTCGGTGAGATGGTAGCTTCCTCGCCTGAATTGATCCACCTGTTCTTTAGAATCCGGTTGGACGTCTATTTGCTGACTCTGGAATCACATTCACTTCAGGTTGTTACGGAAGATGCGACATTCCTGGGAACTTTAGAAGAGGTAAACAAAGAAACCATCAGTCTTTCCATGAAGGAAAAGGATATTGAGATTCCAATTGGTGCGATCTGTCTTATTCAAGTGTAGGTACTAAAAAAAGAAGTCAGCTAGTTCTCCACGGTAGCTGACTTCTTTCTGATTGGATCGTTACTGATCAGGTCAGTGCGGCTTCTGACCGGAAACTTCCACATATACGATTTTATCGATTGAAAAGATCCAAGACCGTCCGATTGGATGCTCCCGCTTTTCGGTCGCCGACTCTTCTTCGATGTCCACTTCTATTCCTTCCGGATCTAAGGCAAGAGTTGTCTCACTTTCTGCGGAATGGGTGTCTGCCAGGAGAACTTCAACAAAATTAGACCCGACCGAGATGATGGTCCCTTTTACTTCAGTACCGTCCTCAAGCTTGAACTGCGCTTCACACCACAACAATCGGTGGAGCCTAGAAAGGAGTCCGTTTTGCAATCCAGCCAATCGGATACTGAAGTGATGGCAACCGCTGCACCGACAACAACCACAGTGGCTGTGGGAGTGCCCACAACAATCGAAGTGGCAGTATGTTGAGCAACACCTGCCTATCCATTCATAATTCTCATTCCGTCTATGCGAACAGCAGCAATTATGTGAACTCATACGATAACCTCCCTACGGCTTCACCCTTACTATATGTCGTAATCTGGGAAGTCCTTGGTTGGTCAACCTATGGGCAACTACAACAAAAAGGCATTCATCCACATTGGATCAATGCTCTTGAAGCTACTGTTTAACATCTTACATACTTGCGTTTAAAGCCAATCCTTCCTCGATCAATTTCCTTTTGGATGTTTTCGTAAGCGTTGAGGATGGCAGGTTTTTTATTGTCCCGTTTCATTTCGACTGGTCCCATTGCCTTTGCCGTTTCGACCGCCAGTTCATGGAGCGGTAAATAGGAGAAGCCGACTGTGTACATGAAGTTGTTCATGGCGGACTTTGTTCTTTCTGGCGCATCGTGAATCGTGTTATTCACTAATTCTAGCATGTCGGCAAGCTTGTCCGATGAGAATTCAGCGTCAGGACGGTTCCCGAGCAGCCAGCAATAGCAGCTCCAGCCAGCTGACATCCTCAGTTCGTCACCGCAAGCGATCCATTTATCGGCAACTTCTTGTGCGATATCCGCTTCCGCCAACGTGACCGCCACGACATAATCGGACAGCATATAAAAATACGCAGAATCCATCCAACGGTCAAAATCCGTCGCAGTCATTGCTTTCGGGTCTGCAATGATGCCTGCGAAGTACATGGCGTCGTAGTTCCCAGTCGCGTAGAGTTCTTCCGCCAAAGCTTGGTCTATTCCGATTTTCTTAGCAATCGGCTTCATTGCGCCCGTTGCGACGCCGAATAGCGGCTCATGGGCGCCATTGGACATGTATATTTTTTTCGTGCGTTCCTTGCCGAGCGCTTCGAGTTCTTGCATAACTGATTTTAAATCCAATGTGTTAGCACTTCCTTCTTAGCAATTTGCTTTTTACTTATCTAATCCCACTTCATTATCCTGCAACGAACTGCAGTTTGTCAGTAATACACATCTCACTATACAAGAAAACTGAACTACTAATTCGTTTGGAGAGGTGATAGAATGTTAATTCGAAGTAAAACAATTGGAAAGATTCAACCCTTTAAATAACTTTTAGGGATTTGACTATTAACGAAAGGAAGGGTGCAATTGAGTCGATGGGAAGAATTTGAAGCATTCGTTGAAGAAACGATGGAAGCCGAACAAATACCTGGTATGGCAGTAGCGCTTTCTCAATATGGAAAGACTATTTACAAAAAAGGCTTTGGTAAAAGGGATTTGGATTCAAGTGAGCCTGTCACTCCAGAAACTATTTTTGGAATCGCCTCCATTACAAAATCATTTACAGCACTTGCCATAATGAAACTGGTGGAAGAAGGCAAAATAGAAATCGATGACGCAGTTACGAAGTACCTTCCTAGTTACCGATTGAAAGGCTATGATAATAGTAACGAAATTAAGATCCATCATCTTCTATCCCATACAACAGGGCTTGCTACAATGAAGAGAATGGAACAATTAAACGGATTTGAGGAACACCTTAGCTATATAAATGAAATAGAACGAACATACTTAGGGAAGCCCGGGGAATATTTTTGCTATAACAATGATATGTCTTTGTTGTTAGGAACTATTATTGAACGGGTGACTGGAGAAAATTATCAGGATTTTATTTATAAGCTACTATTGAAGCCATTGAAGATGGATAGGACAACTTACAATCTTGATGAATTACATAAATTTGATAATGTGACGAAGCCCTATATTTTAGACGGCGGCAAAGCAGAAATATGCAGTTGGCCGACCTTGGGGAACTATGCTGTCGGCGGCGGTATTCGATCGACAGTTACTGATTTGCTGAAGTATGGAAATGTATATGTAGGTGCGCTTGAAAAAGAGATCATCGGTCATCAATACACGGCGCGAATGGCAAAACCTGTCCACAAAATAAACAGAAATAGCTTTTATGGGTATGGACTTAAAACAACACCTACTTATTCAGGTGTTACATTGGTGGAGCACGGGGGTGGGCAGCCAGGTGTATCATCCAATTTCGGCTTCATTCCTGAGCGGGGAATTGTAGCGGTCGTGTTAACGAATTTGAGTGATGTAAGCGCAGATGCCATTTGGCTTGCAGCAGTGAATACTGTGTTAAATCTTCCGATTGACCAAAAGAGAAGTACAGAACCTTATTTTGAAATGAATCCTGCAAATTTCCTGCGCATGGTGGGTACATACAGATCCGGTGAGGGATCAGAAGTGGTAATCACTTTAGAAGATGGAATGATGACAGCAATTATTTCAAATAGGACTTACAAACTTCGTGCTAGTGATGAAAGAACTCTTGTCATACTGCCTATTGAAAAACCAATACAATTCTTTTTTGATGAAGAAAACAATGCGTGGGCAATATTTCTAGGGCTTCGAATGCTAGTGAAAAGCGCAAGTCACTCACCTGTAAGTTCCTAAGAAAATAAGGTGCCTGTGCAGCGCACTATTCAGTTTATTAACTACAATTGTATATTTTGGAAACGAAAAGTCGGCCATGAAAGCTAATGGCCGACTTTTCGTTGTATTTTCATACCTTAGGATGAATTGTCATAAATGCACCACGCACAGGCACCGACACAATTAGGTTTCATCAGTTGTGTTGAAATTGAATTGTAGTGTGTCATCTACGCGAATTTTCTCTTTTTTCACTGTGCCGAGGGGGAGGATAAGAGTTGAGTATGCTTTTTTTACAGGAGGCACGACTCGCCAAGGTCGACGATAAGACATTGATTTGATGACACGGTTTGATTTTGTGAGAAAGATGACGTCAATTGGATGCCTGATGAAAAACATACGGAGAGAATTGCAAGGTGTAAGAAGAAGACCTTTATTGACAAGCGGCCCTTTGTGACTGATACGCCCCTTGAATCTCTTCCAAAATGTATCAGCACGGTTGATTTGGAATGGTAGAAGAATAGTTTTAGAAATAACTATTGAGCCCCCTTTTTAACTCATCTTATTCTTTGTGAACTGTAAAGATGCATTGGAATGCGGAAGTTTGTTGTATGTCACCTTTAAGATAGCCCCTCACCGTTCAATAGGCGAGGGCTTTTTTGAGAGCTGTTTTATACATTGCGTTCAGAATAACTTTGTTTTAATAAGTGTGTACTATACTTTAAGTTTGTAATTCATGCATTACTGGCTTTTATCAACGTAGAGAATTAGTATAAGGACTAACTGTTGAAAGTGAGGTGTTTCCATGAAAGCATATATTGCAAAATTGACATTTGAAGATATTGAACCGCTGATTTGGAGAAGGGTTATAATGCCTGCAGGCGGAACATTTAATCGACTCCACGAATTGGTTCAAAATGTCACAAACTTTCAAAGCAAGTGGATCGATGAGCCGTATCATTACTTTGATGTAGAGGTAGATGGGCTTTTCATTACAAATAATCCTTCGATCCATGAAGAATATAAGAAGGATTTTAAGGGATTGACACTTAAACGTCCTTCCCATCTGAAGATCGATAAGTATTTTGAGGCAAGTGGCCAATTCTTGTATCGGTATGATTCAGGAGATGATTGGCGTATCATTGTGGATCTTGAGGATATCGTAGAAGATTACTATTTCGGTTTCCCGACTGTTCTTGCAGGAGAGGGGACAGCACCTCCTGAGGATGTTGGAGGTCCACCTGGATATGCTCATTTTTTGACGGTCTATCATGATCCGAAACATCCAGATTATTTGGCGATTCATGCGTGGGCAGAAGCGCAAGACTATAAGCTTTTTACTATGGACGTGATTAATCAACGTTTAAAATATAGTCAATACCAGAAAACCGAGTGGGATCGAATTGACCATGAAAACCATTATGTGAAATCGGATAAGTATCGGGGTCCAAAATAAATTTTTCGTCATATAAGAAATGAGAAGTCAGCCATAGATGTGAATGGCTGACTTTTTTGGATATTTGGGGAGCAGTCAAAATCTCATTGCTTCAATTCATAACCTCACCTATTAAACATTCTTTTTCCGATTCCATGGTGTTCCTAATTTCGGGAGCGCCCAACGATCGAGACCGTACCAGCCAGCTACTTTCCATGCGAGTACGAGCCAGGTTGCCAGGATGAACAGCATCGGATTTGAACTTAGCGTCCCTGCGAATAAGAAGCTTACATTCATTAAGGCTCCGAAGAAGGCTGCAATTCCGGTAAGTAATCCAAATATGAGGCCAAGACCAACTAAAAGTTCACCATACGCAACGAAGAAACTGAATAGCTTTGCATTTGGCAGCACGGTGTTTTCTAAGAATAGGGCATACCATCCCGAAACGTCTCCACCTTCCTGCGCTTTCGCCAATGCTCCGTTAATGAAACCTTGAAGTGCAGTCCCAGCGTGTTCGCCTGTCCATGCATCGCTAGTTACTTTACCCCAACCCGCTGTCAACCATGCGTACCCAACGTACAGCCGAATGACCAACCAAATGAAAGCAGAGCGTGTGTCACTAAATAAAAATCGTGATACCGGGTTTTCTGGCACAATAATGGATTTGTTGTTGTTATTTGTCATTAAAATTACCTCCTTTTTCCATCGTAACTCAGAGAAGTTATTTTGTATACTATGTTCAATACTTTGTTGATTTTGCACAAAGAAATTGTGTATATATAGTAACAAATTAGTCTTATAGAGGGAGATTAAGTTTAGTAAATATAGGTACCTGTGCAGCGTACTATTCATTTTATTAACTACAATTGTATAATTTATTAAATGAAAGTCAG
The sequence above is drawn from the Sporosarcina luteola genome and encodes:
- a CDS encoding SCO family protein, whose protein sequence is MLKLVWGIVVLTLGLAAFYFFWPRALDLPQIGTVEEWPFTEVNGKEVSQQDKPKLVTFFFTNCPDVCPMTFIELQELQGEMQKKGIADDEYIILAVTLDPEFDTEERIRQYAENMGITDPNWLFLRGTEEETKQFTRSFHFTYTKNAEGFVTHSTSMYIVDPEDRIRSLHNMAVGTKRVNVEGIADQLEQFIK
- a CDS encoding multicopper oxidase domain-containing protein codes for the protein MLRTYHVVAIPIRIVLNTFGDHNPNGMMYVLKENEEKVKQSVKENPFMPVHLVQPLIIRANEGDTVEILLENKLPFHAGLHFQQAEYDVRTADGANVGLNEDSTVPPDESNVYRIHVVKEGIYFFSDLGHPSSSENGSNGNGLFGALFVQRRFSWWTDPETGKPMNSGVYADIHHPILPSFREYAWVFHDEMEVDDLTGNRPIHHLTNQEESSFHGANYRFEPINRRQQLIAEGVVCPNCEGEEVHHDSWVYGDPSTPILRGYVGDPAKVRVVHGGVKETHVFHYHVHQWLSDPDDLESEIIDAQSISPQTHYTVEPLYGLGSLQGSFGDSIIHCHLYPHFAAGMWGLNRVFNTLQDGSQCYPNGVPIKPLHPLPDRKAPPKPTAERPGFPNFIPGKVGYKAPRPPLGIVGGRGLTELERHAAIENPRPGAVFTDPCPEDAPIREFNISLIELPLTYNKQGWHDPKGRIYVLDEDLEDICAGRKEPEPLVIHTPAHTAFTINYTNRLPHILDGDAFQLVTRVYETGFHIHFVKFDVLVNDGANVGWNYDSSVLPGETIQYCYYAESELKAWFFHDHLYPNAHQQHGVFGSGVVHPRFTEFLDLRTGEPVVHGTQITSMNPLIPDYRDFALFVQDFTLLFDKNGKPLQPPKFPSSDDDPGLFGVNYKNEPLQFRLGKDCDPAYTFSSYTNGDPVTPILRAYEGDSIRIRLLQGSQEESHSFNVHGLRWHKERGSLNSSLKEQQHIGISESFTMETYIERAGDYLWAFETEEDLWNGLWGLIRAYDEKVPDLISLTDRPEPLKRSKPLPEYTGDKPPQAEDPTVLPVEGPVRYFDVVAFHTKLIYNDFGDHDPHGIIFALKEDQEAIVNGTKKPEPLIIRANVGDTVEVTLTSELELAKFPFPDGIYPYPIVKEQAYYPPSLRISLHPQLIQYDVKTSAGETVGFNGDQTVGPGEKRTYRWVVDTQVGAGGLWDMADIRNHKSQGAFGAFIAEPRGTEYVDPYTLQPVASGANVVLRNPFLADIREFVVIMHDGVRLYDKQGQVIFDPVDGILVPPPELDEDLLDTYDQGSRGINYRSERLINRYRKHPKLHELFSSKVFGDPATPVFECYAGDPVTIRLVTPAERRRAHSFHLHGHRWRFDTKDIESRTEAFVGFHVAGAAKNLELLGGAGAYGKFPGDYLYRSGNIRWDIEQGMWGILRVHDKPNAELPPLEQ
- a CDS encoding DNA alkylation repair protein is translated as MDLKSVMQELEALGKERTKKIYMSNGAHEPLFGVATGAMKPIAKKIGIDQALAEELYATGNYDAMYFAGIIADPKAMTATDFDRWMDSAYFYMLSDYVVAVTLAEADIAQEVADKWIACGDELRMSAGWSCYCWLLGNRPDAEFSSDKLADMLELVNNTIHDAPERTKSAMNNFMYTVGFSYLPLHELAVETAKAMGPVEMKRDNKKPAILNAYENIQKEIDRGRIGFKRKYVRC
- a CDS encoding serine hydrolase domain-containing protein, with the translated sequence MQLSRWEEFEAFVEETMEAEQIPGMAVALSQYGKTIYKKGFGKRDLDSSEPVTPETIFGIASITKSFTALAIMKLVEEGKIEIDDAVTKYLPSYRLKGYDNSNEIKIHHLLSHTTGLATMKRMEQLNGFEEHLSYINEIERTYLGKPGEYFCYNNDMSLLLGTIIERVTGENYQDFIYKLLLKPLKMDRTTYNLDELHKFDNVTKPYILDGGKAEICSWPTLGNYAVGGGIRSTVTDLLKYGNVYVGALEKEIIGHQYTARMAKPVHKINRNSFYGYGLKTTPTYSGVTLVEHGGGQPGVSSNFGFIPERGIVAVVLTNLSDVSADAIWLAAVNTVLNLPIDQKRSTEPYFEMNPANFLRMVGTYRSGEGSEVVITLEDGMMTAIISNRTYKLRASDERTLVILPIEKPIQFFFDEENNAWAIFLGLRMLVKSASHSPVSS
- a CDS encoding DUF192 domain-containing protein translates to MVISKTILLPFQINRADTFWKRFKGRISHKGPLVNKGLLLTPCNSLRMFFIRHPIDVIFLTKSNRVIKSMSYRRPWRVVPPVKKAYSTLILPLGTVKKEKIRVDDTLQFNFNTTDET
- a CDS encoding plasmid pRiA4b ORF-3 family protein gives rise to the protein MKAYIAKLTFEDIEPLIWRRVIMPAGGTFNRLHELVQNVTNFQSKWIDEPYHYFDVEVDGLFITNNPSIHEEYKKDFKGLTLKRPSHLKIDKYFEASGQFLYRYDSGDDWRIIVDLEDIVEDYYFGFPTVLAGEGTAPPEDVGGPPGYAHFLTVYHDPKHPDYLAIHAWAEAQDYKLFTMDVINQRLKYSQYQKTEWDRIDHENHYVKSDKYRGPK
- a CDS encoding DoxX family protein, whose protein sequence is MTNNNNKSIIVPENPVSRFLFSDTRSAFIWLVIRLYVGYAWLTAGWGKVTSDAWTGEHAGTALQGFINGALAKAQEGGDVSGWYALFLENTVLPNAKLFSFFVAYGELLVGLGLIFGLLTGIAAFFGALMNVSFLFAGTLSSNPMLFILATWLVLAWKVAGWYGLDRWALPKLGTPWNRKKNV